A part of Kitasatospora acidiphila genomic DNA contains:
- the yajC gene encoding preprotein translocase subunit YajC, whose protein sequence is MSLIILVLPIAVMFLLFRSQKKRQQQSQHMQSSMEPGAAVRTIGGLYATVKSIGDSTVELEIAPGVFTHFAKSAVAAVIDAQEYDEIINGRPAEDEAAAADEADDAEAVADAVVTDEAAEEAAEESVSLEKAGDQAAAK, encoded by the coding sequence GTGAGCCTCATCATCCTCGTCCTCCCGATCGCCGTGATGTTCCTGCTGTTCCGGTCGCAGAAGAAGCGCCAGCAGCAGTCCCAGCACATGCAGTCGAGCATGGAGCCGGGCGCCGCGGTCCGCACCATCGGTGGCCTGTACGCCACCGTGAAGTCGATTGGTGACTCCACCGTCGAGCTGGAGATTGCCCCGGGTGTCTTCACCCACTTCGCCAAGAGCGCGGTTGCAGCGGTGATCGACGCCCAGGAGTACGACGAGATCATCAACGGCCGTCCCGCCGAGGACGAGGCCGCGGCGGCCGACGAGGCCGATGACGCCGAGGCCGTGGCCGACGCGGTCGTCACGGACGAGGCCGCCGAGGAGGCTGCGGAGGAGAGCGTCAGCCTGGAGAAGGCCGGCGACCAGGCCGCAGCCAAGTAG
- the ruvB gene encoding Holliday junction branch migration DNA helicase RuvB: MTPYDSDPADRLVGAVADDAEQAVEAALRPKLLDEFIGQERVREQLSLVLRAARMRGAAPDHVLLSGPPGLGKTTLSMIIAAELNAPIRITSGPAIQHAGDLAAILSSLTEGEVLFLDEIHRMSRPAEEMLYMAMEDFRVDVIVGKGPGATAIPLELPPFTLVGATTRAGLLPPPLRDRFGFTGHMEFYAPAELQRVVHRSAALLDVEIDPAGAAEIAGRSRGTPRIANRLLRRVRDYAQVEHDGVVDQRIAARALQVYEVDERGLDRLDRAVLDALLRLFGGGPVGLSTLAVAVGEEAETVEEVAEPFLVREGLLARTPRGRIATVAAWQHLGLTPPVQPLGGRGAVPGQQQFLGEDRAAEGGTQN; encoded by the coding sequence ATGACCCCGTATGACTCCGACCCCGCGGACCGCCTGGTGGGCGCCGTCGCCGATGACGCGGAGCAGGCGGTGGAGGCGGCGCTGCGCCCCAAACTGCTCGACGAGTTCATCGGCCAGGAGCGGGTCCGCGAGCAGCTGTCGCTGGTGCTGCGGGCCGCCCGCATGCGGGGTGCGGCTCCGGACCACGTGCTGCTCTCCGGCCCGCCCGGCCTCGGCAAGACCACCCTGTCGATGATCATCGCGGCCGAGCTGAACGCGCCGATCCGGATCACCTCCGGACCGGCCATCCAGCATGCCGGCGACCTGGCGGCGATCCTCTCCTCGCTCACCGAGGGCGAGGTGCTCTTCCTCGACGAGATCCACCGGATGTCGCGGCCCGCCGAGGAGATGCTCTACATGGCGATGGAGGACTTCCGGGTCGACGTGATCGTCGGCAAGGGCCCCGGCGCCACCGCGATCCCGCTGGAGCTGCCGCCGTTCACCCTGGTCGGCGCGACCACCCGGGCCGGCCTGCTGCCCCCGCCGCTGCGCGACCGGTTCGGCTTCACCGGCCACATGGAGTTCTACGCCCCCGCCGAGCTGCAGCGGGTGGTGCACCGCTCGGCCGCGCTGCTCGACGTGGAGATCGACCCGGCCGGTGCCGCCGAGATCGCCGGCCGCTCCCGGGGCACCCCGCGGATCGCCAACCGGCTGCTGCGCCGGGTGCGCGACTACGCCCAGGTCGAGCACGACGGGGTGGTCGACCAGCGGATCGCGGCCCGCGCGCTGCAGGTCTACGAGGTGGACGAGCGCGGTCTGGACCGGTTGGACCGGGCCGTGCTGGACGCGCTGCTGCGGTTGTTCGGTGGCGGGCCGGTCGGTCTGTCGACGCTGGCGGTCGCGGTGGGGGAGGAGGCGGAGACGGTCGAGGAGGTGGCCGAGCCGTTCCTGGTCCGCGAGGGCCTGCTGGCCCGGACCCCGCGCGGGCGGATCGCCACCGTCGCCGCCTGGCAGCACCTGGGCCTGACCCCGCCGGTCCAGCCGCTGGGGGGACGCGGCGCGGTGCCGGGACAGCAGCAGTTCCTCGGGGAGGACCGAGCCGCCGAAGGCGGCACGCAGAACTGA
- the ruvA gene encoding Holliday junction branch migration protein RuvA, with translation MIAFVQGPVAALTPGLAVVEVGGVGMAVQCTPTTLATLRLGEPARLATSLVVREDSLTLYGFADDDERATFEVLQAAPGVGPRLAQAMLGVHSPEALRVAVAQGDERALIKVPGIGKAKAAKLLLEYKDKLGAPHGTVPTQHAPVAAAPAPWSEQLHAALVGLGYAPREADEAVAAVTPEAEAQQRTDVGALLKSALRSLSKAR, from the coding sequence GTGATCGCGTTCGTCCAGGGCCCGGTGGCGGCCCTCACGCCCGGGCTGGCCGTGGTGGAGGTCGGCGGGGTCGGCATGGCGGTGCAGTGCACCCCGACCACCCTCGCCACCCTGCGCCTCGGCGAGCCGGCCCGGCTCGCCACCTCGCTGGTGGTCCGGGAGGATTCGCTCACCCTCTACGGCTTCGCCGACGACGACGAGCGGGCCACCTTCGAGGTCCTGCAGGCCGCCCCCGGGGTCGGTCCGCGACTGGCGCAGGCGATGCTCGGGGTGCACAGCCCCGAGGCGCTGCGGGTCGCGGTCGCGCAGGGCGACGAGCGGGCGCTGATCAAGGTGCCCGGGATCGGCAAGGCCAAGGCCGCCAAGCTGCTGCTGGAGTACAAGGACAAGCTGGGCGCCCCGCACGGCACCGTGCCCACCCAGCACGCCCCGGTCGCCGCCGCACCCGCGCCGTGGAGCGAGCAGCTGCACGCCGCGCTGGTCGGCCTCGGCTACGCGCCGCGCGAGGCCGACGAGGCGGTGGCCGCGGTCACCCCGGAGGCCGAGGCCCAGCAGCGCACCGATGTCGGCGCCCTGCTGAAGTCCGCGCTGCGCAGCCTCAGCAAGGCCCGCTGA
- the ruvC gene encoding crossover junction endodeoxyribonuclease RuvC, translating to MRVLGVDPGLTRCGVGVVEGAPGRPLRMLGVGVVRTPAEDEVPRRLLAIEDGLERWLDEHRPDLVAIERVFAQHNVSTVMGTAQASAVAMLCATRRGLPVVLHTPSEVKAAVTGSGRADKAQVTTMVTRLLRLAEPPKPADAADALALAICHIWRGSADGRIAAALANRTTPTTKASKEYRP from the coding sequence GTGCGGGTACTGGGCGTGGACCCGGGGCTGACCAGGTGCGGGGTCGGGGTGGTCGAGGGCGCGCCGGGCCGCCCGCTGCGGATGCTGGGGGTGGGCGTGGTGCGCACCCCCGCCGAGGACGAGGTGCCGCGCCGGCTGCTCGCCATCGAAGACGGCCTGGAGCGCTGGCTCGATGAGCACCGCCCCGACCTGGTCGCCATCGAGCGGGTCTTCGCCCAGCACAATGTGAGCACCGTGATGGGCACCGCGCAGGCCAGCGCGGTCGCCATGCTGTGCGCCACCCGGCGCGGGCTGCCGGTGGTGCTGCACACGCCCAGCGAGGTCAAGGCCGCCGTCACCGGGTCGGGCCGGGCCGACAAGGCCCAGGTCACCACCATGGTCACCAGGCTGCTGCGGCTCGCCGAACCGCCCAAGCCCGCCGATGCGGCGGACGCGCTGGCGCTGGCGATCTGCCACATCTGGCGCGGCAGTGCCGACGGCCGGATAGCCGCGGCCCTGGCCAACCGCACCACCCCGACCACCAAAGCATCCAAGGAGTACCGCCCGTGA
- a CDS encoding YebC/PmpR family DNA-binding transcriptional regulator, producing the protein MSGHSKWATTKHKKAVIDAKRGKLFAKMIKNIEVAAKTGGPDPSGNPTLYDAIQKAKKSSVPIDNINRAVKRGGGLEAGGADYSTIMYEGYGPNGVAVLIECLTDNRNRAASDVRVAMTRNGGSMADPGSVSYLFSRKGQVIVPKADGVDEDKVLEVVLEAGLDVEEVNDLGDTLEVLSEASDLVAVRSALVDAGLDYDSAEANFVPSMQVELDIDGARKILKLIDALEDSDDVQNVFANFDIPDEVGAQLDAE; encoded by the coding sequence ATGTCCGGCCACTCTAAGTGGGCTACCACCAAGCACAAGAAGGCCGTGATCGACGCCAAGCGCGGCAAGCTCTTCGCCAAGATGATCAAGAACATCGAGGTGGCGGCGAAGACCGGCGGGCCCGACCCGTCCGGCAACCCGACGCTCTACGACGCCATCCAGAAGGCCAAGAAGAGCTCCGTCCCGATCGACAACATCAACCGCGCCGTCAAGCGCGGTGGCGGTCTCGAGGCCGGCGGCGCCGACTACTCCACGATCATGTACGAGGGCTACGGCCCGAACGGCGTTGCGGTGCTGATCGAGTGCCTCACCGACAACCGCAACCGCGCCGCCTCCGACGTGCGGGTCGCGATGACCCGCAACGGCGGCTCGATGGCCGACCCGGGCTCGGTCTCCTACCTGTTCTCCCGCAAGGGCCAGGTGATCGTTCCCAAGGCCGACGGCGTGGACGAGGACAAGGTCCTCGAGGTCGTGCTCGAGGCCGGTCTGGACGTCGAGGAGGTCAACGACCTCGGCGACACCCTGGAGGTGCTCTCCGAGGCCTCCGACCTGGTCGCGGTCCGCTCCGCGCTGGTCGACGCCGGCCTGGACTACGACTCGGCCGAGGCCAACTTCGTGCCCAGCATGCAGGTCGAGCTGGACATCGACGGGGCCCGCAAGATCCTCAAGCTGATCGACGCCCTCGAGGACAGCGACGACGTGCAGAACGTCTTCGCCAACTTCGACATCCCGGACGAGGTCGGCGCGCAGCTCGACGCCGAGTGA
- the pdxT gene encoding pyridoxal 5'-phosphate synthase glutaminase subunit PdxT produces MSTSIPTIGVLALQGDVREHQIALAEADALARPVRRAEELAEVDGLVIPGGESTTMSNLALAFDLMEPLRARVAAGMPVYGSCAGMIMLADKILDGRDDQQTVGGIDMVVRRNAFGRQNESFESEIAFKGFEDEPVHGVFIRAPWVESVGASVEVLAELPAADGAESRIVAVRQGNLLATSFHPELTGDHRVHALFVRMVEEAVRARA; encoded by the coding sequence TTGTCCACCAGCATCCCCACCATCGGCGTCCTGGCCCTGCAGGGCGACGTCCGCGAGCACCAGATAGCGCTCGCCGAGGCTGACGCGCTGGCCCGCCCGGTCCGCCGGGCCGAGGAGCTGGCCGAGGTCGACGGCCTGGTGATCCCCGGTGGCGAGTCCACCACCATGTCCAACCTGGCACTGGCCTTCGACCTGATGGAGCCGCTGCGGGCCCGGGTGGCGGCGGGCATGCCGGTCTACGGCTCCTGCGCGGGCATGATCATGCTGGCCGACAAGATCCTGGACGGCCGGGACGACCAGCAGACCGTCGGCGGCATCGACATGGTGGTGCGCCGCAACGCGTTCGGCCGGCAGAACGAGTCCTTCGAGTCGGAGATCGCCTTCAAGGGCTTCGAGGACGAGCCGGTGCACGGCGTCTTCATCCGCGCCCCCTGGGTGGAGTCGGTCGGCGCGAGCGTCGAGGTGCTGGCCGAGCTGCCGGCCGCCGACGGTGCCGAGTCCCGGATCGTGGCGGTGCGCCAGGGCAACCTGCTGGCCACCTCGTTCCACCCGGAGCTGACGGGTGATCACCGGGTGCACGCGCTCTTCGTGCGGATGGTCGAGGAAGCGGTCCGCGCCCGGGCCTGA
- the pdxS gene encoding pyridoxal 5'-phosphate synthase lyase subunit PdxS, whose amino-acid sequence MSTSTPASADQPQIGTARVKRGMAEQLKGGVIMDVVNAEQAKIAEDAGAVAVMALERVPADIRKDGGVARMSDPDMIEGIINAVSIPVMAKSRIGHFVEAQVLQALGVDYIDESEVLTPADEVNHSDKWAFTTPFVCGATNLGEALRRIAEGAAMIRSKGEAGTGNVVEAVRHMRQINADIRRLTTLDENELYVAAKNLQAPYELVKEVAQLGKLPVVLFSAGGVATPADAALMMQLGAEGVFVGSGIFKSGDPAKRAAAVVKATTFFDDPKIIADVSRGLGEAMVGINCDTLPETERYANRGW is encoded by the coding sequence GTGTCCACCAGCACTCCCGCTTCCGCCGACCAGCCGCAGATCGGTACCGCCCGGGTCAAGCGCGGCATGGCCGAGCAGCTCAAGGGCGGTGTGATCATGGACGTGGTCAACGCCGAGCAGGCCAAGATCGCGGAGGATGCCGGTGCCGTCGCCGTCATGGCGCTGGAGCGGGTCCCCGCCGACATCCGCAAGGACGGCGGCGTGGCCCGGATGTCCGACCCGGACATGATCGAGGGCATCATCAACGCCGTCTCGATCCCGGTCATGGCCAAGTCCCGCATCGGCCACTTCGTCGAGGCCCAGGTCCTGCAGGCGCTCGGTGTCGACTACATCGACGAGTCCGAGGTCCTCACCCCGGCCGACGAGGTCAACCACTCCGACAAGTGGGCCTTCACCACCCCGTTCGTCTGCGGTGCCACCAACCTCGGTGAGGCGCTGCGCCGGATCGCCGAGGGCGCGGCCATGATCCGCTCCAAGGGCGAGGCCGGCACCGGCAACGTGGTCGAGGCCGTTCGCCACATGCGCCAGATCAACGCCGACATCCGCCGCCTCACCACCCTGGACGAGAACGAGCTCTACGTCGCGGCCAAGAACCTGCAGGCCCCGTACGAGCTGGTCAAGGAGGTCGCGCAGCTGGGCAAGCTCCCGGTCGTGCTGTTCTCCGCCGGTGGCGTGGCCACCCCGGCCGACGCCGCGCTGATGATGCAGCTGGGCGCCGAGGGCGTCTTCGTCGGCTCGGGGATCTTCAAGTCCGGCGACCCGGCCAAGCGCGCCGCCGCCGTCGTCAAGGCCACCACCTTCTTCGACGACCCGAAGATCATCGCGGACGTCTCCCGCGGTCTGGGTGAGGCCATGGTCGGCATCAACTGCGACACCCTGCCGGAGACCGAGCGCTACGCCAACCGCGGCTGGTAA
- a CDS encoding LemA family protein gives MTDWIWAGVAVVLFAVYLSWTAGRLDRLHTRLDTARAALDAQLLRRASVAQELATSSLLDPAASILLYEASHAARQADEEHREVAESELSQALRAVFGEPVQVAELRAVPGGEEVLRDLTSAIRRVPMARRFHNDAVRAARALRTHRIVRYFRLAGRAPFPMAFEMDDEAPAALVPQGSPA, from the coding sequence GTGACTGACTGGATCTGGGCCGGTGTGGCCGTGGTGCTGTTCGCCGTCTATCTGAGCTGGACGGCCGGGCGGCTGGACCGCCTGCACACGCGGCTGGACACCGCCCGGGCGGCGCTGGACGCCCAGCTGCTGCGCCGGGCCTCGGTGGCGCAGGAGCTGGCCACCTCCTCGCTGCTCGACCCGGCCGCCTCGATCCTGCTCTACGAGGCCTCGCACGCGGCCCGGCAGGCCGACGAGGAGCACCGCGAGGTGGCGGAGAGCGAGCTCAGCCAGGCGCTGCGCGCGGTCTTCGGCGAGCCGGTTCAGGTGGCGGAGCTGCGCGCGGTGCCGGGCGGCGAGGAGGTGCTGCGCGATCTGACCTCGGCGATCCGCCGGGTGCCGATGGCCAGGCGGTTCCACAACGACGCGGTGCGGGCGGCCCGTGCCCTGCGCACGCACCGGATCGTCCGCTACTTCCGGCTGGCCGGCCGGGCGCCGTTCCCGATGGCCTTCGAGATGGACGACGAGGCCCCCGCGGCCCTGGTGCCGCAAGGTTCGCCCGCGTAG
- a CDS encoding glycosyltransferase family 4 protein yields MRIGIVCPYDWDVPGGVQFHIRDLAEHLIELGHKVSVLAPAEDDSRLPSYVVSAGRAVAVPYNGSVARLSFGIISATRVRRWLRDGEFDILHVHEPASPSLSMLAGWAATGPMVATFHTSNPRSRVMIAASPILQPIFEKISARVAVSEYARRTLVEHLGGDAVVIPNGVDVAFFAEAQPEQRWQSGRTIGFIGRINEPRKGLPVLLSALPEILAAHPDVRLLVAGKGDEAEAAAALAPEVRDRVEFLGMVSDEEKARLLRSVDLYVAPNTGGESFGIILVEAMSAAAAVLASDLDAFAQVLDGGRAGELFPVGDAAALARAAVRLLDDPARLAELRTAASEHVTRFDWSVVGADILAVYETVADGMAGTIGAAPKVREDDRGSRFT; encoded by the coding sequence GTGAGGATCGGGATCGTCTGCCCGTACGACTGGGACGTGCCCGGCGGGGTGCAGTTCCACATCCGCGATCTGGCCGAGCACCTGATCGAGTTGGGGCACAAGGTCTCGGTGCTGGCGCCGGCCGAGGACGACTCGCGGTTGCCGTCCTACGTGGTGTCGGCCGGCCGGGCGGTGGCGGTGCCGTACAACGGGTCGGTGGCCCGGCTGAGCTTCGGGATCATCTCGGCGACCCGGGTGCGGCGCTGGCTGCGCGACGGCGAGTTCGACATCCTGCACGTGCACGAGCCGGCCTCGCCGAGCCTGTCGATGCTGGCGGGCTGGGCGGCGACCGGCCCGATGGTGGCGACCTTCCACACCTCCAACCCGCGCTCCCGGGTGATGATCGCGGCCTCGCCGATCCTGCAGCCGATCTTCGAGAAGATCAGCGCCCGGGTCGCGGTCAGCGAGTACGCCCGGCGCACCCTGGTCGAGCACCTGGGCGGTGACGCGGTGGTGATCCCGAACGGGGTGGACGTCGCGTTCTTCGCCGAGGCCCAGCCGGAGCAGCGCTGGCAGTCCGGCCGGACCATCGGGTTCATCGGGCGGATCAACGAGCCGCGCAAGGGCCTGCCGGTGCTGCTGTCGGCGCTGCCGGAGATCCTGGCGGCGCATCCGGACGTGCGGCTGCTGGTGGCCGGCAAGGGCGACGAGGCGGAGGCCGCCGCCGCGCTGGCACCCGAGGTGCGGGACCGGGTGGAGTTCCTCGGCATGGTGAGTGACGAGGAGAAGGCCCGGCTGCTGCGCAGCGTGGACCTGTACGTGGCGCCGAACACCGGTGGCGAGAGCTTCGGGATCATCCTGGTGGAGGCGATGTCGGCGGCGGCCGCGGTGCTGGCCAGCGATCTGGACGCGTTCGCGCAGGTGCTGGACGGCGGGCGGGCCGGGGAGCTGTTCCCGGTGGGCGACGCGGCGGCGCTGGCCCGGGCGGCGGTGCGGCTGCTGGACGATCCGGCCCGGCTCGCCGAACTGCGGACGGCGGCCTCGGAGCATGTGACGCGGTTCGACTGGTCGGTCGTGGGGGCGGACATCCTGGCGGTCTACGAGACGGTGGCGGACGGCATGGCCGGCACCATAGGCGCCGCGCCGAAGGTGCGCGAGGACGACCGCGGTTCGCGCTTCACCTGA
- a CDS encoding phosphatidylinositol mannoside acyltransferase, with protein sequence MRERLVDGGFAAGWAVLKVLPEPLVKRLGDALADFTWRRQGKGVRQLEANLARVRPQASLLELRELSRAGMRSYLRYWMEAFRLPAWNDRKIADSMRVEGIEHLVTAMEANRGAILALPHMANWDLAGAWVVRHLGYKFTTVAERLKPESLFDRFVAYREGLGMEVLALTGSDLSVVATLAKRLRAGKLVCLVGDRDLSEAGLPVRFFGEATRMPAGPAALAQRTGAALLPVSLWYEGPVMRARIHPPIEVPEGADRQAQKAEMTQAMADIWAAEIAAHPQDWHMLQKFWVADLPRRPKPSAAPEAAGEAAS encoded by the coding sequence CTGCGGGAGCGGTTGGTCGACGGTGGGTTCGCGGCGGGCTGGGCGGTGCTGAAGGTGCTGCCCGAGCCGCTGGTGAAGCGGCTGGGCGACGCACTGGCCGACTTCACCTGGCGGCGGCAGGGCAAGGGGGTGCGGCAGCTGGAGGCGAACCTGGCCCGGGTCCGGCCGCAGGCCTCGTTGCTGGAGCTGCGCGAGCTGTCCCGGGCCGGCATGCGCTCCTACCTGCGCTACTGGATGGAGGCGTTCCGGCTGCCGGCCTGGAACGACCGGAAGATCGCCGACAGCATGCGGGTGGAGGGCATCGAGCACCTGGTCACCGCGATGGAGGCGAACCGGGGGGCGATCCTGGCGCTGCCGCACATGGCCAACTGGGATCTGGCCGGCGCCTGGGTGGTGCGGCACCTCGGCTACAAGTTCACCACCGTGGCGGAGCGGCTGAAGCCGGAGTCGCTGTTCGACCGGTTCGTGGCCTACCGCGAGGGCCTGGGCATGGAGGTGCTGGCGCTGACCGGCAGCGACCTGTCGGTGGTCGCGACGCTGGCGAAGCGGCTGCGGGCGGGCAAGCTGGTCTGCCTGGTCGGCGACCGGGACCTGTCGGAGGCCGGCCTGCCGGTGCGGTTCTTCGGTGAGGCCACCCGGATGCCGGCCGGCCCGGCGGCGCTGGCGCAGCGGACCGGGGCGGCGCTGCTGCCGGTCTCGCTCTGGTACGAGGGCCCGGTGATGCGGGCCCGGATCCACCCGCCGATCGAGGTGCCGGAGGGTGCGGACCGCCAGGCGCAGAAGGCCGAGATGACGCAGGCGATGGCCGACATCTGGGCCGCCGAGATCGCGGCGCACCCGCAGGACTGGCACATGCTGCAGAAGTTCTGGGTGGCCGACCTGCCGCGCCGGCCCAAGCCGTCCGCGGCGCCCGAGGCGGCGGGGGAGGCCGCGTCGTGA
- the pgsA gene encoding phosphatidylinositol phosphate synthase, whose translation MLNKYARAFFTRVLTPFAALLLRWGVSPDAVTLIGTAGSVAGALVFFPRGEFFWGTVTVTLFIFSDLVDGNMARQAGTSNKWGAFLDSTLDRVADAAIFGGLALWYSGSGNNNLLCAVAVFCLASGQVVSYTKARAESLGLPCDVSGLVERAERLVISLVAAGFAGLHKFGVPYIEWLLPIALWLVAAGSLVTVLQRMLTVRREAFEAAAADREG comes from the coding sequence ATGCTCAACAAATACGCGCGTGCCTTCTTCACACGTGTTCTGACCCCGTTCGCCGCGCTGCTGCTGCGCTGGGGGGTGAGCCCGGACGCGGTGACCCTGATCGGCACGGCCGGGTCGGTGGCGGGTGCGCTGGTGTTCTTCCCGCGCGGGGAGTTCTTCTGGGGCACGGTCACCGTCACCCTGTTCATCTTCTCGGACCTGGTGGACGGGAACATGGCCCGGCAGGCGGGCACCTCCAACAAGTGGGGGGCGTTCCTGGACTCGACGCTGGACCGGGTGGCGGACGCGGCGATCTTCGGCGGTCTGGCGCTCTGGTACTCGGGTTCGGGCAACAACAACCTGCTGTGCGCGGTGGCGGTGTTCTGCCTGGCGAGCGGGCAGGTGGTCTCGTACACCAAGGCGCGGGCCGAGAGCCTGGGGTTGCCGTGTGACGTGTCGGGGCTGGTGGAGCGGGCCGAGCGGCTGGTGATCAGCCTGGTGGCGGCCGGTTTCGCGGGCCTGCACAAGTTCGGGGTGCCGTACATCGAGTGGCTGCTGCCGATCGCGCTGTGGCTGGTCGCGGCAGGCAGCCTGGTGACGGTGCTGCAGCGGATGCTGACGGTGCGGCGGGAGGCCTTCGAGGCGGCCGCAGCTGATCGGGAGGGCTGA
- a CDS encoding thiol-disulfide oxidoreductase DCC family protein, with product MSFSEPVLVFDGDCAFCSTCERAADRWLRGSRAGGWRAEPFQFADLAGLGVTEEQAVREVLWITPSGEVYGGAQAVAKLLLRAGGGWAYLGGALRLAPVRPVAAVVYRWVAANRHRMPGGTPACALPRRG from the coding sequence ATGAGCTTTTCAGAACCGGTGTTGGTCTTCGACGGGGACTGCGCGTTCTGCAGCACCTGTGAGCGGGCCGCCGATCGGTGGCTGCGCGGTTCGCGGGCCGGCGGGTGGAGGGCCGAGCCGTTCCAGTTCGCCGATCTGGCCGGGCTGGGGGTGACCGAGGAGCAGGCGGTCCGCGAGGTGTTGTGGATCACTCCGTCGGGGGAGGTGTACGGCGGCGCGCAGGCGGTGGCGAAGTTGCTGCTGCGCGCCGGGGGCGGTTGGGCCTACCTGGGCGGGGCGCTCCGGTTGGCGCCGGTGCGGCCGGTGGCGGCGGTGGTCTACCGCTGGGTGGCGGCCAACCGGCACCGGATGCCGGGCGGTACCCCGGCATGTGCGCTGCCGCGCCGCGGTTGA
- a CDS encoding HIT family protein gives MLISMTSEPVLQQGVGEPDGFRRLWTPHRMAYIQGENKPTGPAPDDGCPFCTIPSLSDEDGLIITRGQHVFAVLNLYPYNGGHLMVVPYRHVADYTELTDEETVELAALTKQAMTALRAASGAHGFNIGMNQGGAAGAGIAAHLHQHVVPRWGGDTNFMPVVGHTKVLPQLLADTRKMLAEAWPQQA, from the coding sequence ATGCTGATCAGCATGACGAGTGAGCCGGTACTGCAGCAGGGAGTCGGGGAGCCGGACGGCTTCCGGCGTTTGTGGACCCCCCATCGGATGGCGTACATCCAGGGCGAGAACAAGCCGACCGGGCCCGCCCCGGACGACGGCTGCCCGTTCTGCACGATCCCCTCGCTGAGCGACGAGGACGGGCTGATCATCACCCGCGGCCAGCACGTCTTCGCGGTGCTCAACCTGTACCCGTACAACGGCGGCCACCTGATGGTGGTCCCGTACCGGCACGTGGCCGACTACACCGAGCTGACCGACGAGGAGACCGTCGAGCTGGCGGCGCTCACCAAGCAGGCGATGACCGCGCTGCGGGCGGCCTCGGGTGCCCACGGGTTCAACATCGGCATGAACCAGGGCGGGGCGGCCGGCGCCGGGATCGCCGCGCACCTGCACCAGCACGTGGTGCCGCGCTGGGGCGGGGACACCAACTTCATGCCGGTGGTCGGCCACACCAAGGTGCTGCCGCAGCTGCTCGCCGACACCCGCAAGATGCTCGCCGAGGCCTGGCCGCAGCAGGCCTGA